Proteins encoded together in one Papaver somniferum cultivar HN1 unplaced genomic scaffold, ASM357369v1 unplaced-scaffold_21, whole genome shotgun sequence window:
- the LOC113340319 gene encoding uncharacterized protein LOC113340319: MEKTGSGSSGPAPPMCAQEALDLLNCVTGAGFDQEKCIRFLNALRDCVLDKKVKKFSLAEDYNAVADSDKKNKQ, from the exons ATGgagaaaactggttctggttCTTCTGGTCCTGCTCCTCCAATGTGTGCACAAGAGGCATTGGATTTGTTAAACTGTGTGACTGGAGCGGGTTTTGATCAGGAGAAATGTATCCGGTTCTTGAATGCGTTGAGGGATTGTGTTCTTGACAAG AAAGTTAAGAAGTTCTCTCTAGCCGAAGACTACAATGCTGTTGCAGATTCGGACAAGAAGAATAAGCAATGA